A single region of the Streptomyces caelestis genome encodes:
- a CDS encoding bifunctional class I SAM-dependent methyltransferase/NUDIX hydrolase — MVTRAEAVNAEAWRRYGAHHLRRGTVLPEVARIDWGFEGAGPGIEVLGELAGRRVLDLGCGPARHAAHLVRAHGALVDAVDSSAGQYERARARYGSLPGLRLVLADAVEHLRSAEPYDVIYSVNAVPYIDPHRLVPALVAALKPGGRLCFTVLHTNSHGDGPSGEVVARPEVLRLAGGGDVTVRMWVLDPELWTALLAEHGLRVEQVDVLDTPQADNHASYRLFRVTRPVRVSSRPRTAKPPVAHAALGVGAILHGPRGLLLGRHRHGTWELPGGTVEPGESLQEAVVRELGEETGLEARPEDVRLLGTLLDDAGGVVRVTVAARVASWRGEPSDQPGERVGRWRWFALDRLPEELFVCSAQALTAWRPELPIDHAPAHYTPYDTGTGDS; from the coding sequence TTGGTGACGCGAGCGGAGGCCGTCAACGCCGAGGCTTGGCGCAGGTACGGAGCACACCACCTGCGGCGCGGCACGGTGTTGCCCGAGGTGGCGCGGATCGACTGGGGGTTCGAGGGCGCGGGGCCGGGGATCGAGGTACTCGGGGAGCTGGCGGGCCGGCGCGTGCTGGACCTCGGGTGCGGTCCTGCCCGGCACGCCGCCCATCTGGTCCGTGCTCACGGCGCGCTGGTGGACGCCGTCGACTCCTCGGCCGGGCAGTACGAACGGGCGCGCGCCCGCTACGGTTCCCTGCCCGGGCTGCGCCTGGTCCTGGCCGACGCGGTCGAGCATCTGCGCTCGGCGGAGCCGTACGACGTCATCTACTCGGTCAACGCCGTGCCGTACATCGACCCGCACCGGCTGGTGCCCGCCCTGGTCGCGGCGCTCAAGCCGGGCGGCAGGCTCTGCTTCACCGTGCTGCACACCAACTCGCACGGTGACGGCCCCTCGGGCGAGGTCGTCGCCCGGCCGGAGGTACTGCGGCTGGCCGGCGGCGGGGACGTCACCGTCCGGATGTGGGTCCTCGACCCGGAGCTCTGGACGGCCCTGCTCGCCGAGCACGGGCTTCGGGTGGAGCAGGTCGACGTCCTCGACACGCCGCAGGCCGACAACCACGCGTCGTACCGGCTCTTCCGGGTGACACGGCCGGTCCGTGTCAGCTCCCGGCCGCGCACGGCCAAACCGCCGGTGGCGCACGCCGCGCTCGGGGTCGGCGCCATTCTGCACGGGCCCCGCGGACTGCTCCTGGGCCGGCACCGGCACGGGACATGGGAGCTGCCCGGCGGGACGGTGGAGCCCGGTGAGTCGTTGCAGGAGGCGGTCGTGCGCGAACTCGGCGAGGAGACGGGGCTCGAAGCCCGGCCGGAGGACGTCCGGCTGCTCGGGACACTTCTCGACGACGCCGGCGGGGTCGTACGGGTGACGGTGGCCGCCCGGGTCGCCTCCTGGCGGGGCGAGCCGTCGGACCAGCCCGGGGAGAGAGTGGGGCGCTGGCGCTGGTTCGCCCTGGACCGGCTGCCGGAGGAACTGTTCGTGTGCAGCGCGCAGGCCCTCACCGCCTGGCGGCCGGAGCTGCCGATCGACCACGCGCCCGCTCACTACACGCCGTACGACACCGGAACGGGCGACAGCTGA
- a CDS encoding N-acetylmuramoyl-L-alanine amidase yields the protein MARTTPLPSRRGILMGAALTAVPYALFPDARASARPQAVDHPGAAWHPASRSNYTPSNRPRAHPLHYVVIHVAQTTYSGTLSVFRNPREKVSAHYVVRSSDGHVAQCVREADIAWHAGNWDYNTRSIGIEHEGWVDQPTYFTDAMYERSARLTAAICARYDIPRNRAHIIGHHEVPGSDHTDPGRHWDWKRYMRLVDKYA from the coding sequence ATGGCACGGACCACCCCCCTCCCCAGCAGGCGAGGCATCCTCATGGGCGCCGCCCTCACCGCCGTCCCGTACGCCCTGTTCCCCGACGCACGGGCCAGCGCCCGGCCCCAGGCGGTCGACCACCCCGGAGCCGCTTGGCACCCGGCGAGCCGCAGCAACTACACGCCGTCGAACCGCCCCCGCGCCCATCCGCTGCACTACGTGGTCATCCACGTCGCGCAGACGACCTACTCCGGCACCCTGTCCGTCTTCCGGAACCCCAGGGAGAAGGTGTCCGCGCACTACGTGGTGCGCTCCTCCGACGGGCACGTGGCACAGTGCGTGCGCGAGGCCGACATCGCGTGGCACGCGGGGAACTGGGACTACAACACCCGCAGCATCGGCATCGAGCACGAGGGCTGGGTGGACCAGCCCACGTACTTCACCGACGCGATGTACGAGCGGTCGGCCCGGCTCACCGCGGCGATCTGCGCGAGGTACGACATCCCCAGGAACCGGGCGCACATCATCGGCCACCACGAGGTACCGGGCAGCGACCACACCGATCCGGGCCGCCACTGGGACTGGAAGCGCTACATGAGACTGGTCGACAAGTACGCCTGA
- a CDS encoding acyl-CoA dehydrogenase family protein — protein MSAQPDLLYSEEEEALRAAVRDLLADHCDAPGVIARIESDTPHNMALWKALTDGMGLAGLLVAEELDGQGATHREAAVVLEELGRAVAPVPYLTSAVVATEALLACGTGDLLTELASGTSIGALAVALGVAPGAAYKVVTYEDGLLHGELTGIADAAVADVLLVPADDGGLYAVDATAATVTPQISLDLTRPLATVTLDGVPGRLLGDAEPAVRRALRAGAGLLASEQLGLADWTLTETVRYLKDRKQFNRPVGGFQALKHRLAQLWLEVAGLRAAARNAADALSTGHDADVAVTVAQAYAAPVAVHAAEEALQLHGGLGMTWEHPVHLYLKRAKADSIAYGTAGAHREALAGLVDLQAP, from the coding sequence ATGAGCGCACAGCCCGACCTGTTGTACTCGGAGGAGGAAGAGGCGCTGCGCGCCGCCGTCCGGGACCTGCTCGCCGACCACTGCGACGCGCCCGGCGTCATCGCCCGCATCGAGTCGGACACCCCGCACAACATGGCGCTGTGGAAGGCCCTCACCGACGGCATGGGCCTCGCCGGCCTGCTCGTGGCGGAGGAGCTGGACGGCCAGGGCGCCACGCACCGGGAAGCCGCCGTGGTGCTGGAGGAACTGGGGCGTGCGGTCGCGCCCGTCCCGTACCTCACGAGCGCGGTCGTCGCCACCGAGGCGCTGCTGGCCTGCGGGACCGGTGACCTGCTCACCGAGCTCGCCTCCGGGACGTCGATCGGAGCCCTCGCGGTCGCCCTCGGCGTCGCACCGGGCGCCGCCTACAAGGTCGTCACGTACGAGGACGGTCTGCTGCACGGTGAACTGACCGGCATCGCGGACGCGGCCGTCGCCGACGTGCTGCTCGTGCCCGCCGACGACGGCGGCCTGTACGCGGTCGACGCCACCGCCGCGACCGTCACACCCCAGATCTCCCTGGACCTGACCCGGCCACTGGCGACCGTCACCCTCGACGGAGTGCCGGGCCGGCTGCTGGGCGACGCCGAACCCGCCGTACGCCGGGCCCTGCGGGCGGGAGCCGGGCTGCTCGCCTCCGAGCAGCTCGGTCTGGCCGACTGGACGCTGACGGAGACCGTCCGCTACCTCAAGGACCGCAAGCAGTTCAACCGTCCCGTCGGCGGCTTCCAGGCGCTCAAGCACCGGCTGGCCCAGCTGTGGCTGGAGGTCGCCGGCCTCCGCGCGGCCGCCCGCAACGCCGCCGACGCTCTGTCGACCGGCCACGACGCCGACGTGGCCGTCACGGTCGCCCAGGCCTACGCGGCACCCGTGGCCGTTCACGCCGCCGAGGAGGCACTGCAACTGCACGGCGGTCTCGGCATGACGTGGGAGCACCCGGTGCATCTGTACCTGAAGCGTGCGAAGGCCGACTCGATCGCCTACGGCACGGCCGGCGCCCACCGGGAGGCACTGGCCGGACTGGTCGACCTCCAGGCCCCCTGA
- a CDS encoding phosphatidylinositol-specific phospholipase C/glycerophosphodiester phosphodiesterase family protein, translating to MDLTTRRRALTTLGAALAGSVALPAGHALAGEQGHGPRPLWRAHAHNDYEHPRPLYDALDHRFGSVEADVHLVGGQLLVAHDPEDLDPARTLESLYLDPLAARVRANRGRVYRGYRGSLQLLVDIKTEGSSTYLELDRHLSRYRHLFTTYAHGRVLPGPVTAVISGDRAARAPMEAQTVRRAFYDGRLADLGSQAPASFIPLISDNWTLNFTWQGVGTFPDAEREKLRGIVRAAHQRGQKVRFWATPDLAGPARDALWAELLAADVDHLNTDDLAGLEAFLDARRGAQAAHDASDT from the coding sequence ATGGACCTCACCACCCGTCGCAGAGCCCTCACCACCCTCGGCGCCGCCCTCGCGGGCTCGGTCGCCCTCCCCGCCGGCCACGCCCTCGCCGGCGAACAAGGGCACGGGCCCCGCCCGTTGTGGCGCGCCCACGCCCACAACGACTACGAGCATCCGCGCCCGTTGTACGACGCCCTGGACCACCGGTTCGGCAGCGTCGAAGCCGACGTCCACCTCGTCGGTGGCCAACTCCTCGTCGCCCACGACCCGGAGGACCTCGACCCGGCCCGCACGCTGGAGTCCCTCTACCTCGACCCGCTCGCCGCACGCGTGCGGGCCAACCGCGGCCGCGTGTACCGGGGATACCGCGGGTCGCTGCAACTGCTCGTCGACATCAAGACCGAGGGCTCATCGACCTACCTCGAACTCGATCGCCACCTCAGTCGCTACCGGCACCTGTTCACGACCTACGCCCACGGCCGCGTCCTCCCCGGTCCGGTCACCGCTGTGATCTCCGGAGACCGCGCGGCCCGTGCCCCCATGGAGGCCCAGACCGTCCGGCGCGCCTTCTACGACGGCCGGCTCGCCGACCTCGGGAGCCAGGCGCCGGCCTCCTTCATACCGCTGATCAGTGACAACTGGACGCTCAACTTCACCTGGCAGGGCGTGGGCACGTTCCCGGACGCCGAGCGGGAGAAGCTGCGGGGTATCGTCCGGGCCGCGCACCAGCGGGGGCAGAAGGTGCGGTTCTGGGCGACCCCGGACCTGGCCGGGCCCGCCCGCGACGCGCTGTGGGCCGAACTGCTCGCCGCGGACGTCGACCACCTCAACACCGACGACCTCGCCGGGCTGGAGGCGTTCCTGGACGCCCGGCGGGGGGCGCAGGCCGCGCACGACGCGTCGGACACGTAG
- a CDS encoding NAD(P)/FAD-dependent oxidoreductase: MTEKYAVVVIGGGAAGLSAALVLGRARHHTLVVDAGEPRNAPAAHMQGYLSRDGMPPAEFLAVGREEIARYGVELVRDRVVEVEKGEDFAVVLAGGRTVRARRLIVATGLRDELPAVPGVAERFGRDVLHCPFCHGWEVRDQPFGVLASSPASVHQALIVSQWSKDVRFFLHTVAEEELSDQDLRRLAAAGVDVVPGEVAGLVVEDDRLTGVRLAGDTPSAEGTTHARSVLFVGPRPVPQTGLLERLGAELHETPFGAYPVVDPTGLTTVSGVWAAGNAIGFAEQVVHAASGGYRAASAIVGDLLMADLDMAARE; encoded by the coding sequence ATGACCGAGAAGTACGCAGTGGTCGTCATCGGCGGGGGTGCGGCGGGGCTGTCCGCGGCCCTGGTGCTGGGCCGGGCGCGGCACCACACGCTGGTCGTCGACGCGGGCGAGCCGCGCAACGCGCCCGCCGCGCACATGCAGGGCTATCTGTCGCGGGACGGGATGCCGCCCGCCGAGTTCCTCGCCGTGGGCCGGGAGGAGATCGCGCGGTACGGCGTGGAGCTCGTGCGGGACCGGGTGGTGGAGGTGGAGAAGGGCGAGGACTTCGCCGTGGTGCTGGCCGGCGGACGGACGGTGCGGGCCCGGCGGTTGATCGTCGCCACCGGGCTGCGGGACGAGCTGCCGGCGGTCCCCGGGGTCGCCGAGCGGTTCGGCCGGGACGTGCTGCACTGCCCGTTCTGCCACGGCTGGGAGGTGCGCGACCAGCCGTTCGGGGTGCTGGCGTCGAGCCCGGCGAGCGTGCACCAGGCGCTGATCGTGTCCCAGTGGTCGAAGGACGTGCGGTTCTTCCTGCACACGGTCGCCGAGGAGGAGCTGTCCGACCAGGACCTGCGCCGGCTGGCCGCGGCCGGGGTGGACGTGGTGCCCGGCGAGGTCGCGGGGCTGGTGGTCGAGGACGACCGGCTCACCGGTGTCCGGCTCGCTGGGGACACCCCCTCTGCGGAAGGTACGACGCACGCCCGCTCCGTGCTGTTCGTCGGCCCGCGCCCGGTCCCGCAGACCGGCCTGCTGGAGCGCCTCGGTGCCGAGCTGCACGAGACGCCCTTCGGCGCGTACCCGGTGGTCGACCCGACGGGGCTGACGACCGTCTCGGGCGTGTGGGCCGCGGGCAACGCGATCGGCTTCGCCGAGCAGGTCGTGCACGCGGCGAGCGGCGGGTACCGGGCGGCGTCCGCGATCGTCGGGGATCTGCTGATGGCCGACCTCGACATGGCCGCCCGGGAGTAG
- a CDS encoding peptidoglycan-binding domain-containing protein has translation MTFRSIRSRLATAVVTAAVAGALAISASPASANTSDGYISGGGDFTNDWGDEGTLSQSSYAKSNATCLWQQILWAEGAKEQDGTAYDASDIDGDFGPNTDHATQNLQDRWPLQYVDGKVGNETWAYADSKLSFYDYAYEYAFGGKILHYSGAVRSFYLVRAENGRYVFWEGSTNDNGNYRFAAYKSRTCS, from the coding sequence GTGACATTCCGTTCGATCCGATCCCGCCTGGCCACTGCCGTCGTGACCGCCGCCGTCGCCGGCGCTCTGGCGATCAGCGCCTCGCCGGCGTCCGCCAACACCTCCGACGGGTACATATCGGGAGGCGGCGACTTCACGAACGACTGGGGGGATGAGGGCACACTCTCCCAGTCGAGCTACGCCAAGTCCAACGCCACCTGCCTGTGGCAGCAGATCCTTTGGGCGGAAGGCGCCAAGGAGCAGGACGGCACCGCGTACGACGCCTCGGACATCGACGGCGACTTCGGGCCGAACACCGACCACGCGACGCAGAACCTGCAGGACCGCTGGCCGCTGCAGTACGTGGACGGAAAGGTCGGCAATGAGACCTGGGCCTACGCCGACAGCAAGCTGAGCTTCTACGACTACGCCTACGAATACGCTTTCGGGGGCAAGATTCTGCACTACTCGGGCGCCGTGCGCAGCTTCTACCTCGTCCGGGCCGAGAATGGGCGCTACGTGTTCTGGGAGGGCTCGACGAACGACAACGGCAACTACCGGTTCGCCGCGTACAAGAGCCGAACCTGCAGCTGA
- a CDS encoding luciferase domain-containing protein encodes MTLAQRALERLQAWPDLMAGPASCGTGRALRSVRDEIVHFHSARDVDLHLTRRAIQRFHYDLAGSSAIHLVPGSGWVTVHLDCEADIDLLLSLMSIALKAHQTRPAREEPGLAGCNFHRVTVLPRDAAAGG; translated from the coding sequence ATGACTCTGGCCCAGCGCGCCCTGGAGCGTTTGCAGGCCTGGCCCGACCTGATGGCGGGCCCGGCGAGTTGCGGCACCGGACGGGCGCTCCGTTCCGTCCGTGACGAGATCGTCCACTTCCATTCGGCGCGGGACGTGGACCTCCACCTCACCCGCCGGGCCATCCAGCGCTTCCACTACGACCTCGCAGGTTCGAGCGCGATCCACCTGGTTCCCGGGTCGGGCTGGGTGACGGTCCACCTCGACTGCGAGGCGGACATCGACCTGCTGCTGAGTCTGATGAGCATCGCCCTCAAGGCCCACCAGACCCGGCCCGCCCGCGAGGAGCCGGGGCTCGCCGGGTGCAACTTCCATCGCGTCACGGTCCTTCCGCGCGACGCCGCGGCGGGAGGATGA
- a CDS encoding acyl-CoA dehydrogenase family protein has translation MTSAEELRRRTQDLLAAHPPASTDRLDFLRARFDAGLAWVHYPEGLGGLGAPRSLQAVVDAELEAAGAPDNDPRRIGIGLGMAAPTILGYGTEEQKRRYLRPLWTGEEVWCQLFSEPGAGSDLAALGTRAVREGGGTSRSSEAESGGDWVVNGQKVWTSSAHVARWAILIARTDPDVPKHRGITYFVCDMTDPGVEVRPLRQITGEAEFNEVFLTDVRIPDSRRLGEVGEGWRVAQTTLNNERVAIGGMRLPREGGMIGPVSKTWRERPQSRTHDLHQRLLRLWVEAEVARLTGERLRQQLVAGQPGPEGAGMKLAFARLNQEISGLEVELLGEEGLLYDDWTMRRPELVDFTGREAGYRYLRSKGNSIEGGTSEVLLNIVAERVLGLPAEPRTDKDVAWKDLAR, from the coding sequence ATGACCAGCGCCGAGGAACTGCGCCGTCGCACACAGGACTTGCTGGCCGCTCACCCGCCGGCCTCGACCGACCGCCTGGACTTCCTCCGGGCCCGCTTCGACGCCGGACTGGCCTGGGTGCACTACCCGGAGGGCCTCGGCGGACTCGGCGCTCCCCGTTCCCTCCAGGCCGTCGTGGATGCCGAGCTGGAGGCGGCCGGGGCGCCCGACAACGACCCGCGGCGCATCGGCATCGGCCTCGGGATGGCCGCGCCGACCATCCTGGGCTACGGCACCGAGGAGCAGAAGCGGCGGTACCTGCGGCCCCTGTGGACGGGGGAGGAGGTCTGGTGCCAGCTGTTCAGCGAGCCGGGCGCCGGGTCCGACCTGGCCGCGCTGGGCACCCGGGCCGTCCGTGAGGGTGGGGGCACCTCCCGCTCGAGCGAAGCCGAGAGTGGGGGAGACTGGGTGGTCAACGGGCAGAAGGTGTGGACCTCCAGCGCCCATGTGGCCCGCTGGGCGATCCTCATCGCGCGCACCGACCCGGACGTGCCCAAGCACCGGGGCATCACCTACTTCGTCTGCGACATGACCGACCCGGGGGTCGAGGTGCGGCCGCTGCGGCAGATCACCGGCGAGGCCGAGTTCAACGAGGTGTTCCTCACCGACGTCCGCATCCCGGACTCCCGCCGCCTCGGCGAGGTCGGCGAGGGCTGGCGGGTCGCGCAGACCACCCTGAACAACGAGCGCGTCGCCATCGGCGGCATGCGGCTGCCCCGCGAGGGCGGCATGATCGGTCCGGTCTCCAAGACCTGGCGCGAGCGCCCGCAGTCGCGCACCCACGACCTGCACCAGCGCCTGCTGAGGCTCTGGGTCGAGGCCGAGGTCGCGCGGCTCACCGGCGAGCGGCTGCGCCAGCAGCTCGTGGCCGGCCAGCCCGGCCCCGAGGGCGCCGGCATGAAGCTCGCCTTCGCCCGCCTCAACCAGGAGATCAGCGGCCTGGAGGTGGAACTCCTCGGCGAGGAGGGCCTGTTGTACGACGACTGGACCATGCGCCGCCCGGAGCTGGTCGACTTCACCGGCCGCGAGGCCGGCTACCGCTATCTGCGCTCCAAGGGCAACAGCATCGAGGGCGGGACCAGCGAGGTCCTGCTGAACATCGTCGCCGAGCGCGTCCTCGGCCTGCCCGCCGAACCGCGCACCGACAAGGACGTCGCCTGGAAGGACCTGGCCCGATGA
- a CDS encoding helix-turn-helix domain-containing protein, with product MTTDEVLAGVGPRLRQMRKEREVTLAALSETTGISVSTLSRLESGLRKPSLELLLPIARAHQVALDELVGAPPAGDPRVRSKPIEMFGRTHWPLTRQPGGLQAYKVLEPQRRQEPDPRTHEGYEWLYVLSGKLRLVLGEHDVVLTAGEAAEFDTRVPHWFGSTGEGPVEFLSLFGPQGERMHVRARPRRS from the coding sequence ATGACTACGGACGAGGTACTCGCGGGCGTCGGCCCCCGGCTGCGGCAGATGCGCAAGGAGCGGGAGGTGACCCTGGCGGCGCTCTCCGAGACCACCGGGATCTCCGTGAGCACCCTGTCGCGACTGGAGTCCGGCCTGCGCAAACCCAGCCTGGAGCTGCTGCTGCCGATCGCCCGGGCGCACCAGGTGGCCCTGGACGAGCTGGTCGGAGCCCCGCCGGCCGGTGACCCGCGGGTGCGGTCGAAGCCGATCGAGATGTTCGGCCGCACCCACTGGCCGCTCACCCGCCAGCCCGGCGGCCTCCAGGCCTACAAGGTGCTGGAACCCCAGCGCAGGCAGGAACCGGACCCGCGCACCCACGAGGGTTACGAGTGGTTGTACGTGCTGTCCGGGAAGCTGCGCCTGGTGCTGGGCGAGCACGACGTGGTGCTCACGGCGGGGGAGGCCGCGGAGTTCGACACCCGCGTGCCGCACTGGTTCGGGTCGACGGGGGAGGGGCCCGTGGAGTTCCTCAGCCTGTTCGGACCGCAGGGGGAGCGGATGCATGTGCGGGCCCGGCCCAGGCGGTCGTGA
- a CDS encoding NADPH:quinone oxidoreductase family protein produces the protein MQAWHVHENGEPSEVMRLADVAPPVPGDGQVLLKVRAANVNFPDALLCRGQYQVRPPLPFTPGVEICGETEDGRRVIANPVLPYGGFAEYAVADSAALLPAPDALDDAEAAALHIGYQTGWFGLHRRAGLEAGETLLVHAAAGGVGSAAVQLGKAAGATVIGVVGGSGKAAVARELGCDVVIDRRSEDVVAAVKEATGGRGADVIYDPVGGEAYAQSAKVVAFEGRIVVVGFASGTIPSPGLNHALVKNYSILGLHWGLYNTKNPKLVQHCHEQLTELAARGAIKPLVSERVPLGGAATAVQKVADGLTTGRIAVVMEESA, from the coding sequence ATGCAGGCATGGCACGTGCACGAGAACGGCGAGCCCAGCGAGGTGATGCGCCTGGCGGACGTGGCCCCGCCGGTGCCCGGCGACGGCCAGGTCCTGCTGAAGGTGCGCGCCGCGAACGTCAACTTCCCCGACGCCCTGCTGTGCCGCGGCCAGTATCAGGTCAGGCCGCCGCTGCCGTTCACCCCGGGCGTGGAGATCTGCGGCGAGACCGAGGACGGCCGCCGGGTGATCGCCAACCCGGTGCTGCCCTACGGCGGCTTCGCCGAGTACGCCGTCGCGGACTCCGCCGCCCTGCTGCCCGCGCCGGACGCCCTGGACGACGCGGAGGCCGCGGCCCTGCACATCGGCTACCAGACGGGCTGGTTCGGTCTGCACCGCCGGGCCGGTCTGGAGGCCGGCGAGACCCTGCTCGTCCACGCTGCCGCAGGAGGGGTCGGCAGCGCGGCCGTGCAGCTCGGGAAGGCCGCCGGCGCCACCGTCATCGGTGTCGTCGGCGGCTCCGGGAAGGCGGCCGTCGCCCGCGAGCTGGGCTGCGACGTCGTGATCGACCGGCGCTCGGAGGACGTCGTCGCCGCCGTCAAGGAGGCCACCGGCGGCCGGGGCGCCGACGTGATCTACGACCCGGTCGGCGGCGAGGCCTACGCCCAGTCCGCCAAGGTCGTCGCCTTCGAGGGGCGCATCGTGGTCGTCGGCTTCGCCAGCGGCACGATCCCCAGCCCGGGGCTGAACCACGCCCTGGTGAAGAACTACTCGATCCTCGGCCTGCACTGGGGCCTGTACAACACCAAGAACCCGAAGCTCGTCCAGCACTGCCACGAGCAGCTCACCGAGCTGGCCGCCCGGGGCGCGATCAAGCCGCTGGTGAGCGAGCGCGTGCCGCTCGGCGGGGCCGCCACCGCCGTGCAGAAGGTCGCGGACGGCCTGACCACCGGCCGGATCGCCGTCGTCATGGAGGAGTCAGCATGA
- a CDS encoding phosphodiester glycosidase family protein → MTGAAPAGAVQKGVRVAPGVTYEEFDIKAAKGVTHAHVLRVDLGNPRVRVDLLYPGAVASRAQVSRMADAQGAVAGVNGDFFNITEAQHPGVEATGASVGPAIAAGRTLKAAVPNGQRFGPAMPPGTTTEAVFGVGTDGVARLDRLALDGSVRTAEAQLPLGGLNQYALPVGSVGAFTSDWGSVSRLRATCGTDTDRAAPCSTDTYEVTVRDGKVVSAADTPGSGPIAPGTTVLVGREDGAQQLRKLAADEAVEVEYRLVAATDGAAYRLALGGYPVLTGGRPLPGLDDTTSAVRTAVGIADGGRRVLLLALDGAAAYRSGLTIAEVADTMRKLGSDDAFSLDGGGSSTLVARRVGAGSVSVRNHPSGGAERAVPNGIGVFSGRGVRAADR, encoded by the coding sequence ATGACGGGGGCGGCACCGGCCGGCGCCGTCCAGAAGGGCGTGCGGGTCGCGCCGGGGGTCACGTACGAGGAGTTCGACATCAAGGCGGCCAAGGGGGTGACGCACGCGCACGTGCTGAGGGTGGACCTGGGAAATCCCCGGGTACGGGTCGATCTGCTGTATCCCGGGGCGGTGGCCTCGCGCGCACAGGTCTCGCGGATGGCCGACGCCCAGGGGGCCGTCGCCGGTGTCAACGGCGACTTCTTCAACATCACCGAGGCGCAGCACCCGGGCGTCGAGGCGACCGGCGCGAGCGTGGGTCCGGCGATCGCGGCCGGACGGACGCTCAAGGCGGCCGTGCCCAACGGCCAGCGTTTCGGGCCCGCGATGCCGCCCGGCACGACCACCGAGGCCGTGTTCGGCGTGGGCACCGACGGAGTGGCGCGACTGGACCGGCTGGCCCTGGACGGCTCGGTCCGTACGGCCGAGGCGCAGCTGCCGCTGGGCGGGCTCAACCAGTACGCGCTGCCGGTGGGTTCGGTCGGCGCCTTCACCTCCGACTGGGGCAGCGTCTCCCGCCTGCGCGCCACCTGCGGCACGGACACGGACCGGGCCGCGCCCTGCAGTACGGACACGTACGAGGTGACGGTCCGCGACGGCAAGGTGGTGTCGGCCGCCGACACACCCGGCAGCGGGCCCATCGCCCCGGGCACCACCGTGCTGGTCGGCCGGGAGGACGGCGCCCAGCAGTTGCGGAAGCTGGCCGCCGACGAAGCGGTCGAGGTCGAGTACCGTCTCGTGGCGGCCACGGACGGCGCCGCGTACCGCCTCGCCCTCGGCGGCTACCCGGTCCTCACGGGCGGGCGGCCGCTGCCGGGACTGGACGACACGACGTCGGCCGTCCGCACGGCCGTGGGCATCGCCGACGGCGGGCGGCGCGTGCTGCTGCTCGCGCTGGACGGCGCCGCCGCCTACCGCAGCGGCCTGACGATCGCCGAAGTGGCCGACACCATGCGGAAGCTGGGCTCGGACGACGCCTTCAGCCTGGACGGCGGCGGGTCGTCGACGCTGGTCGCCCGGAGGGTGGGCGCGGGCAGCGTCTCGGTGCGCAACCACCCCAGCGGCGGCGCCGAACGGGCCGTTCCGAACGGCATCGGCGTGTTCTCGGGGCGTGGCGTCAGGGCCGCAGACCGCTGA